ACTTCGAGGTGGACGCGGTCGCCAACTTCCTTTTCAGAGAGGTTCGTCAGGTCGTAGGTCGTCGGGATGATGGCCACGGTAAAGGCGTCTTCCTGTCGGGCTGCGACCGTGAGCGAGATGCCATCGACGGTAATCGACCCCTTCTCGACGACGTATTTCGCCGATTCTGCGGGTAGTTCGATTTCGAACTCCCAGTCCTCGCCGAGTTGCTCGATGCGGCGAATTTCTGCCGTGCCATCGACGTGTCCCTGCACGATGTGGCCGTCGAACCGACCGTCCGCGGGCATCGCGCGTTCTACGTTGACCATGTCGCCTTCCTCGACCGCGTCGAAGGCGGTGCGCGAGATGGTCTCCTGCAGCAAGAAGACGGAGAACCACCCGTCGCCGTGTTCCTCGACGGTGAGACACGCGCCGTTTACGCTGATGGACTGCCCGTGGGTGAGGTCGGTGAAGGGGACGCCGAGTTTCAGCCGCCGGCCACCCTCGGTGTCGGTGACCGCGAGCACGTCGCCCGTGGTTTCGACGATTCCGGTGAACATGCCGAGAGGTAAGCAGGGCGCAGAAAAGAATCCCCCGCCTCGAAAGCCGTGGTGTTTTTGCTCGCGGACGCGGACTCTCGATTAATGGGAAAGGGCATCATCGGTACCATCCAGTTGGCCATCGCGCTCGCGTTCGCCATCCCTGTGGGCCTGCTCGGCCTTGACATGCTTTCGCGGGGCGAGACGCTCATCGGCGCTGGCTTCATCGGCCTCGCCGTGCTGATGATTGCGATAGAGGAGTACATCACCACCCCCGGAGACCTGCCGGGCATGGCCGCAAAGAAGGTGGCCGGCGTGGTGATAAAAGAGAAAGACGAAGAGGAGTAGTCAGTCGGCGGAGATGGGTTCGACGGCTTCTGCGAGCAGTTCGTCGAGCGGTTTGTCCACCGGACGGTTGTGTAACAACACGTCGATGGGGAGCGTCGGCGCGCCGTCCACGAGATTCTCCATCATCACGAGGCGTTCGCGGGCACGACTCATCCCGACGTAGAAGACGCGACGTTCGTTGTCGGTCATCATCGGAATCGGACTCGTGCGCTTCGTGAACTCCACGTCGGGCGAAAGCGAGGGGTCCTGTTCGATGAGCGCCGCCATCTGTTCGACCACCTTTTCGGTGAGGTCGGTGGCGACGAACACGTGGTCTGCTTCACGACCCTTCGCCGAGTGGATGGTGCCGATGCGGACTTTGTCGCGGTCCAGGTGCTGGTACTCGCCGCTGAAGTAGGCTTTGAGCGAGCGTTTCTGGAAGGAGGTAACCTTCCGAAGCATGTCCGCGGCCGATTCGGGGGCCGGGACGAACGGCGCGAACTGACGGATGAAGTCGGGGTCGAATTCGAGGTTCGTGAG
This sequence is a window from Haladaptatus sp. QDMS2. Protein-coding genes within it:
- a CDS encoding riboflavin synthase, translating into MFTGIVETTGDVLAVTDTEGGRRLKLGVPFTDLTHGQSISVNGACLTVEEHGDGWFSVFLLQETISRTAFDAVEEGDMVNVERAMPADGRFDGHIVQGHVDGTAEIRRIEQLGEDWEFEIELPAESAKYVVEKGSITVDGISLTVAARQEDAFTVAIIPTTYDLTNLSEKEVGDRVHLEVDVIAKYVEQLL